One segment of Macrotis lagotis isolate mMagLag1 chromosome 1, bilby.v1.9.chrom.fasta, whole genome shotgun sequence DNA contains the following:
- the C1H14orf132 gene encoding uncharacterized protein C14orf132 homolog — protein sequence MDLSFMAAQIPVMGGAFMDSPNEDFSTEYSLFNSSANVHTTISGPNQLEEPPRSSNDAVLLWIAIIATIGNIVVVGVVYAFTF from the coding sequence ATCCCCGTTATGGGAGGAGCTTTTATGGATTCTCCAAATGAAGACTTTAGTACAGAATACTCCTTGTTTAACTCATCAGCCAATGTCCACACTACCATATCAGGACCAAACCAACTGGAAGAGCCACCTCGTTCTTCTAATGATGCCGTCTTATTATGGATTGCCATTATAGCTACCATTGGGAACATTGTGGTGGTAGGCGTTGTCTATGCTTTCACCTTCTAA